Proteins encoded within one genomic window of Methanothrix harundinacea 6Ac:
- a CDS encoding AMP-binding protein codes for MPGSKSQSYAFMASEKPLIGKTIPDMFDEIAERYPENDAIVSIHQGLRYTYRELQQEVNRAAKGLHALGLKKGDRLAIWATNIAEWIICQFATAKVGIIMVNINPAYRTHELLYALKQSETEALFLIDRFKTSDYVGMFFEICPEAAEAEPGKISCESLPYLKTAVLIRGERQPGMYTWEEVLKMGDEVHDDVLRAEQESLDFDDPINIQYTSGTTGFPKGVVLTHHNILNNGYFIGECMKFTDQDRLCIPVPFYHCFGMVLSNMACMTHGAAMVLPAEYFDPASTLAAVERERCTALHGVPTMFVAELEHPDFDKYDLSSLRTGIMAGSPCPTEYMKKVSSLMNMREVVITYGQTEASPGITMSSTSDSLDRRVSTVGKPMPHTEVKITDPKTGKIMHRGETGEICARGYAIMRCYYNNPGATEKAIDKEGWLHTGDLGILDDEDYCKITGRLKDMVIRGGENIYPREIEEFLYTHPDISDVQVIGVPDARYGEELMAWIKLKEGRTLTAEEVLAFCRGRIAHFKIPRYIKFVDGFPMTVTGKIQKYKMREESIKELGLEEVARTETA; via the coding sequence ATGCCGGGCAGTAAATCCCAAAGCTACGCCTTCATGGCCTCCGAGAAGCCCCTCATTGGAAAGACGATACCGGACATGTTCGACGAGATCGCCGAAAGGTACCCCGAGAACGACGCCATCGTCTCGATCCACCAGGGGTTGCGATACACCTACCGCGAGCTTCAACAGGAGGTCAACCGCGCAGCGAAGGGATTACACGCCCTCGGCCTGAAGAAGGGCGACCGGTTGGCCATATGGGCGACGAACATCGCCGAGTGGATCATCTGCCAGTTCGCCACCGCCAAGGTGGGGATCATCATGGTGAACATCAACCCCGCCTACCGGACCCACGAGCTGCTCTATGCCCTGAAGCAGTCGGAGACGGAGGCGCTCTTTCTGATTGACAGGTTCAAGACCTCCGACTACGTGGGGATGTTCTTCGAGATCTGCCCGGAGGCGGCGGAGGCAGAGCCCGGCAAGATCTCCTGCGAGAGCCTCCCTTACCTCAAGACCGCGGTCCTGATCCGGGGCGAGAGGCAGCCCGGCATGTACACCTGGGAGGAGGTCCTGAAGATGGGCGATGAGGTCCACGACGACGTCCTCCGGGCGGAGCAGGAGAGCCTCGACTTCGACGACCCCATCAACATCCAGTACACCTCCGGGACGACCGGCTTCCCCAAGGGGGTCGTCCTCACCCACCACAACATCCTCAATAACGGCTACTTCATCGGCGAGTGCATGAAGTTCACCGATCAGGACCGGCTCTGCATACCCGTCCCCTTCTACCACTGCTTCGGGATGGTCCTCTCGAACATGGCCTGCATGACCCACGGGGCGGCGATGGTCCTCCCGGCAGAGTACTTCGACCCCGCCTCGACCCTCGCCGCCGTCGAGAGGGAGCGGTGCACCGCCCTTCACGGCGTCCCCACCATGTTCGTCGCGGAGCTGGAACACCCCGACTTCGATAAGTACGACCTGTCGAGCCTGCGGACCGGGATCATGGCCGGCTCGCCATGCCCGACGGAGTACATGAAGAAGGTGAGCAGCCTCATGAACATGAGGGAGGTGGTGATCACCTACGGCCAGACGGAGGCCTCCCCCGGGATCACCATGTCCTCCACATCCGACTCCCTGGATCGGAGGGTCTCCACCGTCGGAAAGCCGATGCCCCACACCGAGGTGAAGATCACCGACCCCAAGACCGGCAAGATCATGCACCGGGGGGAGACCGGCGAGATCTGCGCCCGGGGGTATGCCATCATGAGGTGCTACTACAACAACCCCGGCGCCACCGAGAAGGCGATCGATAAAGAGGGGTGGCTCCACACCGGAGATCTGGGGATCCTGGATGATGAGGATTACTGCAAGATCACCGGCCGGCTGAAGGACATGGTGATCCGGGGCGGCGAGAACATCTACCCCCGGGAGATCGAGGAGTTCCTCTACACCCACCCCGACATCAGCGACGTCCAGGTGATCGGGGTCCCCGACGCCAGGTACGGCGAGGAGCTGATGGCCTGGATCAAGCTGAAGGAGGGGAGGACCCTCACCGCCGAGGAGGTGTTGGCGTTCTGCAGGGGGAGGATCGCCCACTTCAAGATCCCCCGCTACATCAAGTTCGTCGACGGCTTCCCCATGACCGTCACCGGCAAGATCCAGAAGTACAAGATGAGGGAGGAGTCGATAAAAGAGCTGGGCCTGGAAGAGGTGGCGAGGACGGAGACGGCCTGA
- a CDS encoding GNAT family N-acetyltransferase, with amino-acid sequence MISIRPYEEGDAEKLQKIEALSPQGDERCAMGVRKEDVIARYRMYDRWKVAVAEVDGRVAGWAGWTVKEMAGEGKRSVYLAEVIVSPEFRRMGVAKRLAEEAEEDARKSGADHIYCFIYGPNDASKRLFKGLGYSNVSDIKNVEMPIYKRMEPSASFSMERIKEGEIGSVVELINDYYRGCRHFLPFSADGFASHLQSIPGYGLENFWVAKEKGDDEGEGDIVACAGLWDCSTLAEFCYAREPLSWKAMGLVLRSLSRFTKVPKTVREGEYFTFHYLTDYAFDRKNPGGMENLLSHLNSVLLEEGGEYFVACLQEGDPVFPLLKRRQPQIETTDLFVKAFGRPMADFSPFYVDIRDMIL; translated from the coding sequence ATGATCTCGATCAGGCCCTATGAGGAGGGAGACGCAGAGAAGCTCCAAAAGATCGAGGCCCTCTCCCCCCAGGGCGACGAAAGATGCGCCATGGGCGTCAGGAAAGAGGATGTGATCGCCCGCTACCGGATGTATGACCGCTGGAAGGTGGCCGTCGCCGAGGTGGACGGGAGGGTCGCAGGCTGGGCGGGCTGGACGGTGAAGGAGATGGCCGGGGAGGGCAAGAGGTCCGTCTATCTGGCGGAGGTGATCGTCAGCCCGGAGTTTCGGAGGATGGGGGTGGCGAAGAGGCTGGCGGAGGAGGCGGAGGAGGACGCCCGAAAGTCGGGAGCAGATCACATTTATTGCTTCATCTACGGGCCCAACGACGCCTCGAAGAGGCTATTCAAAGGCCTCGGCTATTCCAACGTGTCTGATATCAAAAATGTCGAGATGCCCATATATAAAAGGATGGAGCCATCGGCAAGCTTCTCGATGGAGAGGATAAAGGAAGGTGAGATCGGGTCTGTTGTGGAGTTGATCAACGATTACTATCGAGGATGTAGGCACTTTCTGCCCTTCTCCGCCGATGGCTTTGCATCACACCTGCAGAGCATCCCCGGCTATGGGCTGGAGAACTTCTGGGTCGCAAAGGAGAAGGGAGATGACGAGGGGGAGGGGGATATCGTCGCCTGCGCCGGCCTTTGGGACTGCTCGACCCTCGCTGAGTTCTGCTACGCCCGAGAGCCCCTCTCCTGGAAGGCGATGGGACTCGTCTTGAGGTCTCTATCCAGATTCACAAAAGTTCCCAAGACCGTCAGGGAGGGCGAGTACTTCACGTTCCATTACCTGACGGACTACGCCTTCGATCGCAAAAATCCCGGCGGGATGGAGAATCTCCTCAGCCACCTGAACAGCGTCCTTCTCGAGGAGGGGGGGGAGTATTTCGTCGCCTGTCTGCAGGAGGGGGACCCGGTCTTCCCCCTCCTCAAGAGGCGCCAGCCTCAGATCGAGACGACGGACCTCTTCGTCAAGGCCTTCGGCCGGCCGATGGCCGATTTCAGCCCGTTTTACGTGGACATAAGAGATATGATTCTATGA
- a CDS encoding FG-GAP repeat domain-containing protein: MHNFWKAMMAIMIGMFVLMPVHGNSGSDFDGDGKAEILISSPWGIGILKMEGGALRAPVMAANGATFTGGYLVNTADNNFEMAADFDGDGQDEILVSSPWGIGILKMTGDTLSAPVMAANGATFTGGYLVNTADNNFEMAADFDGDGQDEILVSSPWGIGILKMTGDTLSAPVMAANGATFTGGYLVNTADNNFEMAADFDGDGQDEILVSSPWGIGILKMTGDTLSAPVMAANGATFTGGYLVNTADNNFEMAADFDGDGQDEILVSSPWGIGILKMTGDTLSAPVMAANGVRFTGGWLLNTEDNRFI; this comes from the coding sequence ATGCATAATTTTTGGAAGGCTATGATGGCCATCATGATAGGGATGTTTGTTCTCATGCCGGTTCACGGCAACAGTGGAAGCGACTTTGACGGCGACGGAAAGGCGGAGATCCTCATCTCAAGCCCCTGGGGAATCGGCATCCTGAAGATGGAGGGGGGGGCTCTGAGGGCCCCCGTCATGGCGGCGAACGGCGCTACATTCACGGGTGGGTACCTGGTGAACACCGCAGATAACAACTTCGAGATGGCGGCAGACTTTGACGGCGACGGCCAGGATGAGATCCTCGTCTCAAGCCCCTGGGGTATCGGAATCCTGAAGATGACCGGAGATACTCTGAGCGCACCTGTCATGGCGGCGAACGGCGCTACATTCACGGGTGGGTACCTGGTGAACACCGCAGATAACAACTTCGAGATGGCGGCAGACTTTGACGGCGACGGCCAGGATGAGATCCTCGTCTCAAGCCCCTGGGGTATCGGAATCCTGAAGATGACCGGAGATACTCTGAGCGCACCTGTCATGGCGGCGAACGGCGCTACATTCACGGGTGGGTACCTGGTGAACACCGCAGATAACAACTTCGAGATGGCGGCAGACTTTGACGGCGACGGCCAGGATGAGATCCTCGTCTCAAGCCCCTGGGGTATCGGAATCCTGAAGATGACCGGAGATACTCTGAGCGCACCTGTCATGGCGGCGAACGGCGCTACATTCACGGGTGGGTACCTGGTGAACACCGCAGATAACAACTTTGAGATGGCGGCAGACTTTGACGGCGACGGCCAGGATGAGATCCTCGTCTCAAGCCCCTGGGGTATCGGAATCCTGAAGATGACCGGAGATACTCTGAGCGCACCTGTCATGGCGGCGAACGGAGTGAGGTTCACCGGCGGGTGGCTGCTGAACACTGAAGACAATCGCTTTATTTAG
- a CDS encoding pentapeptide repeat-containing protein, whose product MEPNTSSDQRPVIQASEILAKIERDEDVKYDGVIVEGDLDISGLDLRTEDVDRESDSVHSVGLGVSDELKVIVSEMTITNSEIKGKVNFSNARFQEPINFNGAYFGGDASFIGAKFTGNASFTEANFAGSVCFGEAEFSGDAYFFRAKFGWDAKFWITKFCGCANFNAAKFGKNADFASAVFSDGGAHFTDAKFTGGDARFQGAKFAGNANFVKAEFAGGDANFAYAVFSGGNANFLWTEFNGGNAFFIDAEFGGNALFMGSTFGRIAFFIDAKFRGDATFGAANLGGAATFGADADFGGAKFSGEAGFSGAKFGAYANFMKAEFDNKLKLGNFKSEGLYITWNSIKDKLVYSGPAYLALIKNFKALEQFDDADDCYYQYRRESQDRKKLYDNEKGWDWSKFMDIISWISCGYGVRPLHTVLSIFGVVFIIGIIFLGYFDSIFESFYFSIMTFTGGLITFTGGEADILIEERWLRSLAMIEAILGYLLMALFVVVLARKFIR is encoded by the coding sequence ATGGAACCAAACACCAGCTCAGACCAGCGCCCAGTGATTCAAGCGAGCGAGATACTGGCCAAGATCGAGCGGGACGAGGACGTCAAGTACGACGGCGTGATCGTTGAGGGCGACCTGGATATAAGCGGGCTGGACCTGCGCACTGAGGACGTGGACAGGGAGTCCGACAGTGTGCACAGCGTGGGGCTCGGAGTGTCCGACGAACTGAAGGTGATAGTATCGGAGATGACCATCACCAACTCTGAGATCAAAGGTAAGGTAAACTTTAGTAATGCTCGCTTTCAGGAGCCCATCAACTTCAATGGAGCCTATTTCGGCGGGGATGCCTCATTCATAGGGGCCAAGTTCACCGGGAATGCTTCCTTCACAGAGGCCAATTTCGCTGGGAGTGTCTGCTTCGGAGAAGCTGAGTTCAGCGGTGATGCCTACTTCTTCAGGGCCAAGTTTGGTTGGGATGCTAAATTTTGGATAACCAAATTCTGCGGGTGTGCAAACTTCAACGCAGCCAAATTCGGCAAAAATGCCGACTTCGCGTCTGCGGTCTTCTCGGATGGTGGTGCTCACTTTACGGACGCCAAGTTCACAGGCGGAGATGCCCGTTTCCAGGGTGCCAAGTTCGCCGGGAATGCTAACTTCGTGAAAGCCGAATTTGCCGGCGGAGATGCCAACTTCGCGTATGCAGTGTTCTCGGGTGGGAATGCCAACTTCTTGTGGACTGAGTTCAATGGCGGTAATGCCTTCTTCATTGACGCGGAGTTCGGGGGCAATGCGTTATTCATGGGGTCCACGTTCGGCCGGATTGCATTCTTCATTGACGCCAAATTCCGCGGGGATGCCACCTTCGGGGCAGCCAACCTTGGGGGAGCCGCCACGTTCGGCGCGGATGCCGACTTCGGAGGAGCCAAGTTCAGCGGAGAAGCTGGCTTCTCGGGAGCTAAGTTCGGTGCGTATGCAAACTTCATGAAAGCTGAGTTCGATAACAAGCTGAAATTGGGCAATTTTAAATCTGAAGGATTATATATAACGTGGAATTCAATCAAGGACAAGCTAGTTTACAGCGGCCCCGCTTACTTGGCATTAATAAAAAACTTCAAAGCCTTGGAGCAGTTCGATGACGCTGATGATTGCTACTATCAATACAGAAGGGAGAGCCAAGACCGGAAGAAGCTGTATGATAATGAAAAAGGCTGGGATTGGTCAAAATTTATGGACATCATCTCTTGGATATCATGTGGGTATGGTGTTCGTCCCCTTCACACTGTCCTTTCAATCTTCGGTGTTGTTTTTATTATAGGTATCATTTTTTTAGGTTATTTCGACTCGATTTTTGAAAGCTTCTATTTTAGCATAATGACGTTTACTGGGGGATTGATTACGTTCACCGGAGGTGAGGCCGATATTCTGATAGAAGAACGATGGTTAAGATCTTTAGCTATGATAGAGGCGATCCTGGGATACTTGCTCATGGCGCTTTTCGTGGTCGTTTTGGCCCGCAAGTTCATCAGGTGA
- a CDS encoding S-methyl-5-thioribose-1-phosphate isomerase: MRTIWWDDEKKAVGMIDQTLLPERLEDILVGSVGELCEAIQSLRVRGAPALGAAGGYGVALAAARSAATNPAALLHDVREAAGVIRAARPTAVNLSWGVDRAVKAVDEMGGSAGVEEIRAAALAAAELIAGEDVSINRALGDRGARLLEDGDVVLTHCNAGRLACVGWGTALGVIRSAVAEGKKISVYSCETRPLHQGSRLTAWELSEDNIPVTLICDSMAGMVMRQGKIDKVIVGADRITRDAVFNKIGTYTHAVLARAHGIPFYVAAPISTFDLAHSEKEVEIEERDADEIRRLGERQLAPPGVEVYNPAFDATPLDLVTAIITERGIFRPPEMADLG; encoded by the coding sequence TTGAGGACGATCTGGTGGGACGACGAGAAAAAGGCCGTCGGGATGATCGACCAGACCCTCCTCCCCGAGAGGCTTGAAGATATTCTGGTCGGCTCCGTCGGCGAGCTCTGCGAGGCGATCCAGTCCTTGCGGGTCCGGGGGGCTCCCGCCCTCGGCGCCGCGGGGGGCTACGGCGTCGCCCTGGCGGCGGCGCGATCGGCGGCCACCAATCCAGCCGCCCTCCTCCATGACGTCAGAGAGGCGGCCGGGGTCATCCGGGCGGCGAGGCCCACCGCCGTCAACCTCTCCTGGGGCGTAGACCGGGCCGTAAAGGCCGTCGACGAGATGGGCGGATCGGCCGGCGTCGAAGAGATCCGGGCCGCGGCCCTGGCGGCGGCGGAATTGATCGCCGGGGAGGACGTTTCGATCAACAGAGCCCTCGGCGACCGGGGCGCCCGCCTCCTGGAAGACGGCGACGTCGTCCTCACCCACTGCAACGCCGGGAGGCTCGCCTGCGTCGGCTGGGGGACGGCCCTGGGGGTCATCCGGTCGGCGGTCGCCGAAGGCAAGAAGATCAGCGTCTACTCCTGCGAGACGAGGCCGCTTCATCAGGGGAGCAGGCTGACGGCCTGGGAACTGTCTGAAGACAACATCCCCGTCACCCTCATCTGCGACAGCATGGCCGGGATGGTCATGCGCCAGGGGAAGATCGACAAGGTGATCGTCGGCGCCGACCGGATCACCAGGGACGCCGTCTTCAACAAGATCGGCACTTACACCCACGCCGTCCTGGCGAGGGCCCACGGGATCCCCTTCTACGTCGCCGCCCCCATCTCCACCTTCGACCTCGCTCATTCAGAAAAGGAGGTCGAGATCGAGGAGAGGGACGCGGACGAGATCAGGCGTTTGGGTGAGAGGCAGCTGGCTCCGCCCGGAGTCGAGGTCTACAACCCGGCCTTCGACGCCACGCCCCTCGATCTCGTGACGGCGATCATCACCGAGCGGGGTATCTTTCGGCCTCCGGAGATGGCGGACCTGGGGTGA
- a CDS encoding type II toxin-antitoxin system RelE family toxin: protein MKNLSDSYRPEKAQTFDDSFRRLTKKDKVLAERIKRKIRDICEYPERGEPLSGNLAGKWSIHVADHYVILYEVIHEEKVVRLLSVHHHDYAYGRKF, encoded by the coding sequence ATGAAAAATCTCTCAGACTCTTATCGGCCCGAAAAGGCCCAAACCTTCGACGACTCTTTCAGAAGGCTTACAAAAAAAGATAAAGTTTTAGCTGAGAGAATAAAAAGGAAGATCAGAGATATATGTGAATATCCCGAACGTGGAGAGCCGTTGTCGGGGAATTTAGCGGGCAAATGGTCCATTCACGTTGCAGATCATTACGTGATTCTATATGAAGTAATCCACGAAGAAAAAGTTGTACGACTTTTAAGCGTTCACCATCACGATTACGCTTACGGCAGAAAATTTTGA
- a CDS encoding SDR family NAD(P)-dependent oxidoreductase: protein MSHDLLSRRCRFTSKTVVVTGGGTGIGKRIALDLHAEGAYVHILGRRGERLLEAKREASSRSAPSDGERFFCHECDVSDHHRVDEVFDSIRDLTGLASGLVTCAAINPSRKGITETALDDWRKTLEVNLTGVFNCCKAAVLQMLAGGGGSIVNISSVGGLKAFRTRTSYNASKFGVVGLTESIALDYAREKIRANAVCPGYVATELTAPLFEKMGEEGFAALVGAHAMGRLGRPEEISRAVLFLLSEEASFITGVALPVDGGYLLKG from the coding sequence ATGTCGCATGATCTTCTCAGCAGACGGTGCCGCTTCACCAGCAAGACCGTCGTCGTCACCGGGGGCGGGACCGGCATAGGAAAGCGGATCGCATTAGACCTCCACGCCGAGGGGGCCTATGTCCACATCCTGGGGCGGAGGGGGGAGAGGCTCCTCGAAGCCAAGAGAGAAGCCTCCTCACGCTCAGCCCCCTCCGATGGCGAGAGGTTCTTCTGCCACGAATGCGACGTCTCCGACCACCATCGGGTGGATGAGGTCTTCGATTCGATAAGGGACCTGACCGGCCTTGCCAGCGGCCTTGTGACCTGCGCCGCCATCAACCCCTCTCGAAAGGGGATCACGGAGACGGCCCTCGACGACTGGAGGAAGACGCTGGAGGTGAACCTGACGGGGGTTTTCAACTGCTGTAAGGCTGCAGTCCTTCAAATGCTCGCCGGAGGCGGCGGGTCCATCGTCAACATATCGTCCGTCGGGGGGCTGAAGGCCTTCCGGACCCGGACCTCCTACAACGCCTCCAAGTTCGGGGTCGTCGGCCTCACCGAGTCCATCGCCCTCGACTACGCCCGGGAGAAGATCCGGGCGAACGCCGTCTGTCCCGGCTACGTCGCCACGGAGCTGACGGCCCCGCTATTTGAGAAGATGGGGGAGGAGGGGTTTGCGGCCCTGGTGGGGGCCCACGCCATGGGGAGGCTCGGCAGGCCCGAGGAGATATCCCGGGCCGTCCTCTTCCTCCTATCGGAGGAGGCGAGCTTCATCACCGGGGTCGCCCTCCCCGTCGACGGCGGGTACCTCCTCAAGGGGTGA
- a CDS encoding 4Fe-4S binding protein, which produces MDAELKEALLERCREMEIPLVGVAAADRWADPPFEPWVPGEFWPQAIYPETRSVVVIGLPISLPALETSPSVWYRELYRTVNILLDQYTYRIANFLNDRGFPSAFVPRDGYADVEALLKNPVAFFSHRHAAYLAGLGSFGVNNVLLTRKFGPRVRFGSVFTAAELPPDPVMEEDLCTRCMRCVQLCPAGALDDRDYPAGITDKSACTAYSASLAKRGVSPCGVCIKVCPVGEDRELYGRRDPSIYARGDGREDLRRGWEHVQSYGGR; this is translated from the coding sequence ATGGACGCCGAGCTTAAAGAAGCCCTCCTGGAACGTTGCCGCGAGATGGAGATCCCCCTGGTGGGGGTCGCAGCGGCAGACCGCTGGGCTGATCCGCCCTTCGAGCCCTGGGTCCCCGGTGAGTTCTGGCCCCAGGCGATATACCCCGAGACGAGGTCGGTCGTCGTCATCGGCCTTCCCATATCCCTTCCCGCGCTGGAGACCTCTCCCTCCGTATGGTACCGGGAGCTCTACCGGACCGTCAACATCCTCCTCGACCAGTACACCTACAGGATCGCAAACTTCCTCAACGACCGGGGTTTTCCTTCGGCCTTCGTCCCCCGGGACGGGTACGCCGACGTCGAGGCGCTCCTGAAGAACCCCGTCGCCTTCTTCTCCCACCGGCACGCCGCCTACCTTGCGGGCCTGGGGAGCTTCGGGGTGAACAACGTCCTCCTGACGAGGAAGTTTGGCCCCCGGGTCCGCTTCGGCTCCGTCTTCACGGCGGCGGAGCTTCCGCCTGATCCTGTGATGGAAGAAGACCTCTGCACCCGGTGCATGAGGTGCGTCCAGCTCTGCCCCGCTGGCGCCTTGGACGATCGGGACTACCCGGCAGGGATCACCGACAAGAGCGCCTGCACCGCCTACAGCGCCTCCTTAGCGAAGCGGGGGGTCTCGCCCTGCGGGGTCTGCATCAAGGTCTGCCCCGTGGGGGAGGACCGGGAGCTCTACGGGAGGAGGGATCCCTCGATATATGCCAGAGGCGATGGGAGGGAGGATCTCCGCCGGGGCTGGGAGCACGTCCAGAGCTACGGCGGAAGGTGA
- a CDS encoding pentapeptide repeat-containing protein translates to MEPETSSDQRPVIQAREILAKIERGEDVEYDGVIVEGDLDISGLELPMEQGVLSEQRKVIISPITITNSEIRSEVKFYNVKFQEQITFLGTNFDVSTNFMRAKFNGDAKFDKAKFTGGITNFWGAEFTGANCRFKGAEFGKYADFRYAKFAGYGNFKGAKFGGDAKFEGSEFEEIANFMEAKFAGGIAGFRGANFGRDALFGRAEFREYCSFVGAEFGGIAIFKETKFTGKIADFRNAKFIGYANFRRAKFTSGRAYFVEAKFISGTADFRESEFGGNATFMGAELRSTANFRGAKFTGGTADFSGAEFGGKATFIGARFTGGDAYFGKAKFGGDVHFGRAEFGEDASFVEAELLSTANFGEAKFTGGTADFSGAEFGGKAYFREAKFTGGDAKFEGVEFSWSATFMGAKFNWYANFSGAKFTAGTADFRKAEFGGVANFGRVEFGEDAIFEEAEFGGNAHFNQDQFHKWVSFKDAKFCHPWSQEVVCRIVKRKMEDLGNKDDADYYFYREMAAIRIKKGVKGTRKISWPWKMQVSEWLSLVGSKIWRLGRYDLFEYVFIQGIFGYGVHPIRLFGFWILMVFLFASYYWYFDAVEGTSAWFDYIWFSIATSATPGYALYNPIGHYKIVTGIQAIIGTFMWAAFIATFARKWQR, encoded by the coding sequence ATGGAACCGGAGACCAGCTCAGACCAGCGCCCCGTGATTCAGGCGAGGGAGATCCTGGCCAAGATCGAGCGGGGCGAGGACGTCGAGTACGACGGCGTCATCGTCGAGGGAGATCTGGATATAAGCGGGCTGGAGTTGCCAATGGAGCAAGGGGTTTTGTCTGAACAGCGGAAAGTGATAATCTCACCGATAACAATCACAAATTCTGAGATTCGGAGTGAGGTAAAATTTTACAATGTCAAATTTCAGGAGCAAATCACCTTTCTGGGAACTAATTTCGATGTTAGTACCAACTTCATGAGAGCTAAATTCAATGGGGATGCCAAATTCGATAAAGCTAAGTTCACAGGCGGAATTACCAACTTCTGGGGAGCTGAATTTACAGGCGCGAATTGCAGATTCAAAGGAGCCGAATTCGGCAAGTATGCCGACTTCAGGTATGCTAAGTTCGCGGGATATGGCAATTTCAAGGGAGCTAAGTTCGGCGGAGACGCCAAATTTGAGGGTTCTGAGTTCGAGGAAATTGCCAACTTCATGGAAGCCAAATTCGCAGGCGGAATTGCCGGTTTCAGAGGAGCTAATTTCGGTCGAGACGCTCTCTTCGGGAGAGCTGAGTTTAGAGAGTATTGCTCTTTCGTAGGAGCCGAATTCGGCGGAATTGCCATCTTCAAAGAGACAAAATTTACTGGCAAAATTGCCGACTTTAGGAATGCTAAATTCATCGGGTATGCGAATTTCAGGAGAGCTAAGTTCACAAGTGGACGTGCATACTTCGTGGAAGCTAAGTTCATAAGTGGAACTGCCGACTTCAGAGAATCTGAGTTCGGTGGGAATGCCACCTTCATGGGAGCCGAATTACGCAGTACTGCCAACTTCAGAGGAGCTAAGTTCACAGGCGGAACTGCTGACTTCAGTGGAGCTGAGTTCGGTGGGAAAGCCACCTTCATAGGAGCTAGGTTTACTGGTGGCGATGCTTACTTCGGGAAAGCTAAGTTCGGTGGAGACGTCCACTTCGGGAGAGCTGAATTCGGTGAAGATGCCTCCTTCGTGGAAGCCGAATTACTCAGTACTGCCAACTTCGGGGAAGCTAAGTTCACAGGCGGAACTGCCGACTTCAGTGGAGCTGAGTTCGGTGGGAAAGCCTACTTCAGAGAAGCTAAGTTCACTGGTGGGGATGCCAAATTCGAGGGTGTCGAGTTCAGCTGGAGTGCCACCTTTATGGGAGCTAAGTTCAACTGGTATGCCAATTTTAGCGGAGCCAAGTTCACGGCTGGAACTGCCGACTTCAGAAAAGCGGAGTTTGGTGGAGTCGCCAACTTTGGGAGAGTTGAATTCGGTGAGGATGCCATATTCGAGGAAGCCGAGTTCGGCGGGAATGCCCACTTCAATCAGGATCAATTTCACAAGTGGGTATCATTCAAAGATGCGAAATTTTGCCATCCATGGTCTCAAGAGGTAGTGTGCAGAATAGTAAAAAGAAAGATGGAAGATCTAGGAAATAAAGACGACGCTGATTATTACTTTTACAGGGAAATGGCAGCAATAAGGATAAAAAAAGGAGTCAAAGGAACAAGAAAGATATCATGGCCCTGGAAAATGCAAGTATCCGAATGGCTGAGTTTGGTTGGATCGAAAATTTGGAGGCTCGGAAGATACGATCTATTCGAATACGTTTTTATTCAAGGTATTTTCGGATACGGAGTTCATCCTATTAGATTGTTTGGTTTTTGGATTTTAATGGTCTTTCTTTTTGCCTCATATTACTGGTATTTTGACGCTGTTGAAGGTACAAGCGCATGGTTTGATTATATTTGGTTCAGCATAGCAACTTCAGCGACTCCCGGTTATGCCCTTTATAATCCGATAGGACATTATAAAATAGTGACAGGAATTCAAGCCATAATCGGCACCTTCATGTGGGCCGCCTTCATCGCCACCTTCGCGAGAAAGTGGCAGCGGTGA
- a CDS encoding AbrB/MazE/SpoVT family DNA-binding domain-containing protein: MLQWAERAGGVIWDKWVKWDEVWDMPLAKIDDRGRVQLPSNLRRKMKLKEGDEFAVEDLGEDTIILKRIDLRALLKDAIEKARSVDLDELEREIEEESNQLARQKFKVSPR, encoded by the coding sequence TTGCTCCAGTGGGCGGAGAGGGCCGGAGGCGTTATATGGGATAAATGGGTTAAATGGGATGAGGTTTGGGATATGCCGCTCGCCAAAATCGACGATAGGGGAAGGGTGCAGCTTCCGAGCAACCTGCGACGGAAGATGAAGCTGAAGGAAGGAGACGAGTTCGCGGTCGAAGACCTCGGAGAGGATACGATCATTCTCAAGAGGATCGACCTTCGGGCGCTGCTGAAAGACGCGATAGAGAAGGCCAGGTCTGTCGACCTCGATGAATTGGAACGGGAGATCGAAGAGGAGAGCAACCAGCTTGCCCGCCAGAAGTTCAAGGTATCTCCTCGATAA